One Methylocaldum marinum DNA window includes the following coding sequences:
- the rpsK gene encoding 30S ribosomal protein S11 — protein MAASSRPAKRIKRDISDGVVHISASFNNTIITITDRKGNALAWATAGASGFRGSRKSTPFAAQVAAEKVGTIVKDYGVRNLDVRIKGPGPGRESAVRTLNNMGFKITNIIDDTPIPHNGCRPPKKRRV, from the coding sequence ATGGCTGCATCTAGTCGTCCCGCGAAACGGATCAAACGAGACATTTCCGACGGTGTTGTTCACATTAGCGCGTCGTTCAATAACACGATAATTACCATTACAGATCGCAAGGGTAATGCTCTGGCTTGGGCTACGGCGGGCGCGTCGGGTTTTCGTGGGTCGAGGAAAAGTACCCCGTTTGCCGCACAGGTGGCGGCCGAAAAGGTCGGTACTATCGTGAAGGATTATGGCGTAAGGAATTTGGATGTGCGTATAAAGGGCCCAGGCCCTGGTCGAGAATCGGCAGTTAGAACGCTCAATAATATGGGGTTTAAGATTACCAATATTATTGACGATACTCCGATACCGCACAACGGTTGCCGTCCTCCAAAGAAGCGGCGAGTATAA
- the tatC gene encoding twin-arginine translocase subunit TatC, whose product MVNRKKQNRGQMEDTEQTFISHLVELRDRLLRCILVVLFVFMGMAYFANEIYAYFAGPLMRHLPPGSQMIAIDVASPFLTPFKLTLVAAVFLSMPYILYQAWAFIAPGLYEHERRLVLPLLFASTVLFYGGMAFAYYVVFPLIFGFLTATAPVGVAVMTDITHYLDFVLTLFFAFGVSFQVPIATIILIWSGISTRESLSEKRPYIIVGAFVVGMVLSPPEVVSQCLLAVPIWLLFELGLVFSRLFRPRHSEQIPDFQDE is encoded by the coding sequence ATGGTGAATCGGAAAAAGCAGAACCGGGGACAGATGGAAGATACTGAGCAAACGTTTATTTCACATCTGGTGGAATTACGGGACAGACTTCTGCGATGCATACTCGTGGTTTTATTTGTCTTTATGGGCATGGCTTATTTTGCTAACGAGATTTATGCTTATTTCGCCGGGCCACTCATGAGGCACTTGCCGCCAGGATCCCAGATGATCGCGATCGATGTCGCGTCGCCATTTCTGACTCCGTTTAAGCTTACGCTGGTGGCCGCGGTTTTCTTGTCGATGCCGTATATTCTCTACCAGGCTTGGGCCTTTATCGCTCCGGGCTTGTATGAACATGAGCGCAGGCTGGTACTGCCGCTTCTCTTTGCAAGCACAGTACTGTTTTATGGCGGTATGGCGTTTGCCTATTACGTGGTCTTCCCCCTCATTTTTGGCTTCCTGACCGCAACGGCGCCGGTTGGTGTGGCGGTAATGACCGATATTACCCATTATCTCGATTTCGTATTGACATTGTTTTTTGCTTTCGGAGTCTCGTTTCAGGTTCCGATCGCAACCATCATTCTAATTTGGAGCGGAATTTCGACACGAGAGAGCCTGTCGGAAAAACGACCTTACATCATCGTCGGCGCGTTTGTCGTCGGCATGGTACTGTCTCCGCCGGAGGTGGTTTCTCAATGTCTGCTGGCAGTGCCGATCTGGCTACTGTTCGAGTTAGGGCTGGTTTTTTCGCGATTGTTTCGTCCTAGGCATTCAGAACAGATTCCGGACTTTCAAGACGAGTAG
- the secY gene encoding preprotein translocase subunit SecY codes for MSTANSTLSERFGRLSELRQRLLFVIGALVVYRIGAHVPIPGVDPKALAAMFAQQGGSILDMVNMFSGGALKRLSIFALGIMPYISASIIMQLMAGVIPKLEQIKKEGESGRKKINQYTRYGTVFLATFQAIGVGLALQNQSASGVPVVISPGFHFIFITAVSLVCGTVFLMWLGEQVTERGIGNGISIIIFAGIVAGLPSAIGGTLELARTGELSMMSIVGLFAIAIGVTALVVFVERGQRRITINYAKRQEGRRMYAAHKSFLPLKLNMSGVIPPIFASSIILFPATLAGWFGNSKSLGWLQDIATTLSPGQPLYVLCYAGAIVFFCFFYAALVFNSNETAENLKKSGAFIPGVRPGQQTASYIDAVMTRLTLAGAIYITAVCLLPEFLIVYWNVPFYFGGTSLLIIVVVVMDFMSQIQTYIISHQYEGLLKKSNIKLS; via the coding sequence GTGAGTACGGCTAATTCGACACTTTCCGAACGATTTGGTAGGCTCAGCGAGCTTCGTCAGAGGCTGCTTTTTGTCATAGGTGCGCTGGTCGTTTACCGGATCGGCGCACACGTCCCTATTCCCGGAGTCGACCCGAAAGCGCTAGCGGCTATGTTTGCCCAGCAGGGCGGGTCGATACTTGACATGGTTAATATGTTTTCCGGGGGCGCGCTAAAGCGGCTAAGTATATTCGCTCTCGGGATTATGCCCTATATTTCGGCATCGATCATTATGCAGTTGATGGCCGGAGTTATTCCTAAGTTGGAGCAAATAAAGAAAGAAGGAGAGTCGGGACGGAAAAAGATCAATCAGTACACGCGGTACGGGACTGTATTCCTCGCGACGTTTCAAGCTATTGGGGTCGGGCTTGCATTACAGAACCAGTCGGCGTCGGGCGTGCCAGTCGTTATTAGTCCGGGATTTCACTTCATATTTATCACGGCTGTATCGTTGGTCTGCGGAACCGTCTTTTTGATGTGGTTAGGAGAACAGGTCACGGAGCGGGGTATCGGAAATGGCATATCCATTATTATCTTCGCAGGCATAGTTGCAGGGCTGCCATCTGCTATTGGCGGCACGCTGGAGCTCGCCAGAACCGGCGAACTTAGCATGATGAGTATCGTCGGATTGTTCGCAATAGCCATCGGAGTTACTGCGCTGGTAGTGTTTGTTGAGCGTGGGCAGCGCCGAATAACTATTAATTATGCAAAACGGCAAGAGGGGCGGAGGATGTATGCCGCCCATAAGAGCTTTCTGCCGTTGAAGCTAAACATGTCGGGTGTTATTCCTCCTATATTTGCGTCTAGCATCATTCTGTTTCCGGCGACTTTGGCGGGATGGTTCGGGAACAGCAAGAGTCTTGGGTGGTTGCAGGATATTGCAACCACCCTATCCCCCGGCCAACCGCTTTATGTTCTATGTTATGCCGGTGCGATAGTGTTCTTTTGTTTTTTCTACGCGGCTTTGGTGTTCAATTCAAACGAAACCGCGGAAAACCTGAAGAAATCCGGAGCTTTTATTCCGGGTGTAAGGCCGGGGCAACAGACCGCCTCGTACATCGACGCCGTGATGACTCGTTTGACTCTGGCGGGGGCGATCTACATTACCGCTGTTTGCCTATTACCAGAATTTTTAATCGTCTACTGGAACGTTCCGTTCTATTTCGGCGGCACCTCGTTGCTGATCATAGTTGTTGTTGTCATGGATTTTATGTCACAGATTCAGACGTACATCATCTCGCATCAGTACGAAGGCCTGCTCAAAAAGTCAAATATCAAGCTCAGCTAA
- the rplO gene encoding 50S ribosomal protein L15, whose product MFLNSIAPLEGSRKKKRRVGRGIGSTLGKTSGKGHKGQKARAGGFHKVGFEGGQMPLQRRLPKVGFRSRIKAFAAQVRLSELNGLVGEKIDISTLKAANVIPVQARFVKVIDSGSIASPIVLVGIKVTKGARSKIEAAGGTIEA is encoded by the coding sequence ATGTTCCTGAACTCTATTGCGCCGTTAGAAGGCAGCAGAAAGAAGAAGAGGCGGGTTGGCCGCGGTATCGGGTCCACCCTTGGTAAGACAAGTGGCAAAGGGCATAAGGGTCAAAAGGCGCGTGCCGGCGGCTTCCATAAAGTTGGATTCGAAGGTGGGCAAATGCCGTTACAGCGGCGCCTGCCTAAGGTCGGATTTAGATCTCGAATAAAAGCTTTCGCTGCTCAGGTACGTCTTAGTGAATTGAATGGACTCGTGGGCGAAAAGATCGATATTTCGACTCTAAAAGCGGCCAATGTCATTCCTGTACAAGCGCGTTTTGTGAAGGTTATCGATTCGGGCTCCATCGCTTCGCCTATTGTCCTCGTCGGAATAAAGGTTACAAAGGGCGCGCGATCAAAAATCGAAGCTGCCGGCGGAACAATCGAGGCGTAA
- the rpsH gene encoding 30S ribosomal protein S8 — protein sequence MSMTDPLADMIIRIRNGQAAGKSEVVMPSSKIKAAVCAVLKNEGYIADYQIKETEGKSGLYVYLKYYKGQPVIEQFERISKPGRRIYRSKDAIPRVMGGLGTAIVSTSKGVMTDDEARGGGHGGEVLCLVS from the coding sequence ATGAGTATGACCGATCCGTTGGCTGATATGATTATCCGGATAAGAAACGGACAAGCCGCGGGAAAAAGCGAAGTCGTGATGCCGTCCTCGAAAATTAAAGCTGCTGTCTGTGCCGTATTGAAGAACGAAGGCTACATTGCGGATTATCAGATAAAGGAAACTGAAGGCAAAAGCGGGCTTTACGTTTATTTGAAATACTACAAAGGCCAACCAGTAATCGAACAGTTCGAGCGTATCAGCAAGCCTGGGCGACGTATTTACCGGTCGAAGGATGCCATTCCTAGGGTTATGGGGGGGCTAGGTACGGCGATAGTATCTACTTCGAAGGGAGTGATGACTGACGACGAAGCCCGGGGCGGTGGTCACGGTGGTGAGGTTCTCTGTCTGGTATCGTAA
- the rplQ gene encoding 50S ribosomal protein L17, whose protein sequence is MRHRNSGRKFNITGSHKTALFRNLTASLIHHEVIQTTLPKAKEIRRIAEPLITLSKENSVAARRIAFSRIRDRKAVVKLFDELGPRFKDRPGGYLRILKCGFRKGDATPLAYVELVDRSVT, encoded by the coding sequence ATGCGGCATCGTAATTCGGGTAGAAAATTTAATATTACCGGCAGTCATAAGACCGCGCTCTTTCGGAACTTGACTGCGTCGTTGATTCATCACGAAGTTATTCAGACGACCTTACCAAAGGCCAAAGAGATAAGGCGCATCGCAGAGCCTCTCATAACTTTGTCAAAAGAAAACAGCGTCGCGGCGCGCCGGATTGCGTTTTCGCGGATTCGAGATCGGAAAGCGGTAGTGAAGCTTTTTGACGAGTTGGGGCCCCGTTTTAAGGATCGCCCCGGAGGCTACCTTAGAATTCTGAAATGCGGCTTTCGTAAGGGGGATGCGACGCCTTTGGCTTACGTGGAACTTGTCGATCGGTCGGTCACTTAG
- the tatB gene encoding Sec-independent protein translocase protein TatB → MFDIGFWELVLVGVVSLLVFGPERLPKVAREVALWIRKARAMAASVRQEIDHELQLQELRQSLMEEKRKVELLSTTDRLDKEEGRASNSASYEADRDDILSEEKDGESEKAEPGTDGRY, encoded by the coding sequence ATGTTCGATATCGGCTTTTGGGAATTGGTTTTAGTAGGTGTGGTGTCGCTTCTGGTATTCGGTCCAGAACGCTTGCCCAAAGTGGCGAGAGAAGTGGCGCTTTGGATAAGAAAGGCGCGTGCCATGGCTGCGTCGGTCAGGCAGGAAATTGACCATGAGCTGCAACTGCAAGAACTACGTCAATCCTTAATGGAAGAAAAGAGGAAGGTAGAGTTGCTGTCCACCACCGATCGCCTCGATAAGGAGGAGGGACGTGCCTCCAACTCCGCGTCATACGAAGCGGACCGAGACGATATCCTGTCTGAGGAGAAAGATGGTGAATCGGAAAAAGCAGAACCGGGGACAGATGGAAGATACTGA
- the rpsE gene encoding 30S ribosomal protein S5, with the protein MASLNVQSSTAEGFQEKLVAVRRVAKVVKGGRQFGFTALTVVGDGNGRVGYGLCKAREVPIAIQKSMEQARRNMRKVSLNGDTLHYSITASTGAAKVFMQPASQGTGIIAGGAMRAVFEVVGIHNVLAKCIGTNNPINVVRATIKGLTEIRDPRSIAAKRGKLTDSRSGKGK; encoded by the coding sequence ATGGCTAGCCTAAATGTTCAGAGCAGTACGGCCGAAGGATTCCAGGAAAAATTGGTTGCCGTTCGGCGTGTTGCAAAAGTTGTAAAGGGCGGTCGTCAATTTGGGTTTACCGCCCTAACAGTTGTGGGAGATGGGAACGGCCGAGTCGGTTATGGTTTATGCAAAGCGCGTGAAGTACCTATTGCGATTCAAAAGTCCATGGAGCAGGCTCGTAGGAACATGCGCAAGGTCAGCTTGAACGGTGATACTTTGCATTATTCGATTACCGCTAGCACGGGCGCTGCGAAAGTGTTCATGCAACCTGCGTCTCAGGGTACTGGGATCATTGCGGGTGGCGCAATGCGTGCGGTATTCGAAGTCGTTGGAATACACAACGTGCTGGCAAAATGTATCGGAACGAATAATCCGATTAATGTCGTGCGCGCTACGATTAAAGGGCTCACAGAAATCAGAGATCCGCGCTCCATAGCTGCGAAGCGTGGAAAGTTGACAGACAGCCGGTCGGGGAAAGGTAAATGA
- the rpmD gene encoding 50S ribosomal protein L30 — MSVKQLKITQIKSSIGRLKSHRACLRGLGVRGVHKSVYVSATDANRGMIAKVAYMLKIEEA, encoded by the coding sequence ATGAGCGTTAAACAGCTGAAAATTACGCAGATAAAGAGCAGTATCGGACGATTAAAGTCTCATCGGGCGTGTTTGCGTGGCCTAGGTGTCAGAGGTGTGCATAAGTCGGTGTATGTGAGCGCAACGGACGCGAACCGGGGAATGATCGCAAAGGTTGCGTACATGCTAAAGATTGAGGAAGCGTAG
- the folP gene encoding dihydropteroate synthase — protein MGILNVTPDSFSDGGRYCFPQEAILHAQGMVSDGADIIDIGGESTRPGADPVDEELQTARVLPIIRHLRQHLPQDVLLSIDTTRSRVAEEAIAAGVNMVNDVSAGRDDPRMFTVAAKADVPLVLMHMQGRPKDMQNNPTYGDVVEEVLAFLIERTAAAKFEGVAAKNLIIDPGIGFGKRKDDNLRLIHSLPRFVATGYKVLLGASRKRFMGAICGETCPTELLGATIATTVLGVSAGVKMFRVHDVKPNRQAADVTAAVLRI, from the coding sequence ATGGGCATTTTAAACGTCACTCCGGACAGTTTTTCGGACGGCGGGCGGTACTGTTTTCCACAAGAAGCGATTTTGCACGCTCAAGGAATGGTATCGGACGGCGCGGATATTATCGATATTGGTGGTGAGTCAACTCGCCCGGGCGCGGATCCGGTAGATGAGGAGCTCCAAACAGCGCGTGTCCTTCCAATCATTCGGCATTTGAGGCAACATCTTCCACAGGATGTGCTTTTAAGTATCGATACGACGCGGAGCCGGGTTGCAGAGGAGGCGATAGCGGCCGGTGTAAACATGGTGAACGACGTTTCAGCAGGGAGAGACGATCCTCGAATGTTTACTGTTGCAGCTAAGGCTGATGTTCCGCTGGTGCTTATGCACATGCAAGGGCGCCCAAAAGATATGCAAAACAATCCGACATATGGGGATGTAGTCGAGGAGGTGCTTGCATTCTTGATTGAGCGCACGGCGGCAGCTAAGTTTGAGGGCGTTGCGGCTAAGAACCTGATCATCGATCCGGGTATCGGATTCGGCAAGCGCAAAGATGATAATTTGAGATTGATTCACAGCTTACCCAGGTTTGTGGCAACGGGGTACAAGGTTTTATTGGGTGCAAGCCGAAAACGCTTTATGGGAGCGATCTGTGGCGAAACTTGTCCAACGGAATTGTTGGGGGCAACGATAGCTACAACTGTACTTGGGGTGTCGGCAGGTGTGAAAATGTTTAGGGTGCATGACGTGAAGCCTAACCGGCAAGCGGCCGATGTTACCGCTGCGGTTTTGCGGATCTGA
- the tatA gene encoding twin-arginine translocase TatA/TatE family subunit, protein MGIGVWELLLLFLIVLLLFGTKRLRNIGGDLGSAIKSFRSAMSDGEDDKTGRTIDGEAVHESKDKT, encoded by the coding sequence ATGGGTATAGGTGTTTGGGAGCTATTGCTCCTATTTCTGATCGTGCTGTTGCTGTTCGGTACGAAACGGCTACGCAACATCGGAGGCGATTTGGGCTCGGCAATCAAAAGTTTTCGCAGTGCCATGAGTGACGGCGAGGACGATAAGACCGGGCGGACGATCGACGGGGAAGCTGTCCACGAGAGCAAAGACAAGACCTGA
- the rplF gene encoding 50S ribosomal protein L6: MSRIAKNPIALPKGVEASIAGDIVTVKGPKGTLVRSVDPRVRVQIENGVISILADKANKQANALAGTTRANLSNMVIGVSSGFVRKLTMVGVGYRAQAKGNTLSLSLGFSHPLEVIAPEGISIETPSQTEIIVTGCDKQRVGQVASNIRAYRPPEPYKGKGVRYSDEEVVRKEAKKK; the protein is encoded by the coding sequence ATGTCCAGAATAGCGAAAAATCCGATTGCCCTGCCTAAAGGTGTGGAAGCTAGCATCGCCGGTGATATCGTCACGGTAAAGGGTCCGAAGGGGACCTTGGTCCGTAGCGTGGACCCAAGAGTCAGAGTTCAAATTGAGAATGGTGTTATTTCAATTCTTGCCGATAAGGCCAATAAACAGGCAAATGCTCTCGCCGGCACCACGCGGGCTAACCTCTCGAATATGGTAATAGGGGTGAGTTCCGGATTCGTCCGAAAGTTGACGATGGTCGGGGTCGGATATAGAGCCCAGGCTAAAGGCAACACTTTGAGCTTGTCGCTCGGGTTTTCGCATCCGCTGGAGGTTATTGCTCCGGAGGGGATTTCAATCGAAACCCCTTCGCAAACTGAAATCATAGTTACTGGCTGTGATAAGCAGCGAGTCGGGCAGGTCGCCTCTAACATAAGGGCCTATCGGCCGCCGGAGCCTTATAAAGGAAAAGGTGTGCGATATTCGGACGAAGAAGTCGTCAGAAAAGAAGCCAAAAAGAAGTAG
- a CDS encoding SAM hydrolase/SAM-dependent halogenase family protein, which translates to MTAGLIFLFTDFGAEGPYLGQMEAVLRMLAPGVGCVNLVSNAPVGEPRRSSYLLAALSKVLPVGSVFLAVVDPGVGGERLPVVVEANGQWFVGPDNGLFNTVAVHSADSEWRVIDWRPAKLSSSFHGRDVFAPIAARIAGRDFDWANHSYCKSELAAWPPDLAEIIYFDHYGNAMTGMRYSPEFDRKTLCMNGRTVTQGNSFCSVPVGEVFWYQNSMGLIEIAVNRGRADRELELKLGMPLSFNP; encoded by the coding sequence GTGACGGCGGGATTGATTTTTCTGTTTACCGATTTCGGGGCCGAGGGGCCATATCTAGGGCAAATGGAAGCGGTTCTGAGAATGCTGGCGCCGGGCGTCGGTTGCGTGAATCTCGTAAGCAATGCGCCAGTGGGTGAACCCCGCCGGAGTTCATATCTGTTGGCAGCCCTCAGCAAAGTGCTTCCCGTTGGTAGCGTGTTCCTCGCCGTTGTCGATCCCGGGGTCGGTGGTGAACGCTTGCCGGTTGTGGTCGAAGCAAACGGCCAATGGTTTGTGGGGCCGGATAATGGTCTCTTCAACACAGTGGCAGTGCACTCGGCCGATTCGGAATGGCGGGTCATAGACTGGCGCCCGGCGAAGCTTTCGTCCAGTTTTCATGGCCGCGATGTGTTTGCTCCTATTGCCGCACGCATCGCCGGTCGCGATTTCGATTGGGCTAACCACAGTTACTGTAAGTCTGAATTGGCGGCATGGCCGCCCGATCTTGCCGAAATAATCTATTTCGATCACTACGGCAATGCTATGACCGGAATGCGATACAGCCCTGAGTTTGACCGAAAGACGCTTTGTATGAACGGCAGGACGGTTACGCAGGGAAATTCCTTCTGTTCAGTACCGGTCGGCGAAGTCTTTTGGTATCAGAATTCGATGGGACTGATCGAAATCGCAGTCAACCGGGGACGCGCCGACCGCGAACTCGAGTTGAAGCTTGGGATGCCCCTCTCGTTCAACCCGTGA
- the rpsD gene encoding 30S ribosomal protein S4, with the protein MARYLGPKCKLSRREGTDLFLKARGKSLEGKCKLDQQPGQHGQKRARMSDYAAQLREKQKFRRIYGVLERQFRNYYKTASRKAGSTGENLFRLLESRLDNVVYRMGFACTRAEARQLVSHKAITVNGRVLNVPSYQVAPGDVVSVREKAKSQLRIKDALQVLEQYGFPAWVDVDTKEMRGIFKAVPERSELGSEINEQLVVELYSK; encoded by the coding sequence ATGGCGAGATATTTAGGTCCGAAATGCAAGCTTAGCCGGCGCGAAGGAACTGATCTGTTTTTGAAAGCGCGCGGCAAATCCCTTGAAGGGAAGTGCAAGCTTGATCAGCAACCTGGGCAGCACGGTCAGAAACGAGCGCGCATGTCAGACTATGCCGCGCAGCTCCGTGAGAAGCAAAAGTTTCGCAGGATATACGGCGTCTTGGAGCGGCAATTCAGAAACTACTATAAGACGGCGTCGCGCAAGGCAGGGTCAACCGGCGAAAATTTGTTCCGATTACTTGAGTCTCGTCTGGATAACGTCGTGTATCGCATGGGCTTTGCATGCACGCGAGCGGAGGCGCGGCAGCTTGTCAGCCATAAGGCTATTACGGTTAACGGCAGAGTGCTCAATGTCCCGTCCTATCAGGTCGCGCCCGGCGATGTTGTGTCAGTGCGTGAAAAGGCAAAAAGCCAATTAAGAATCAAAGATGCTTTGCAAGTTCTGGAGCAGTATGGGTTTCCGGCTTGGGTTGATGTGGACACGAAAGAAATGCGCGGCATATTTAAGGCGGTACCTGAGCGTAGCGAGTTGGGCTCGGAAATTAACGAGCAACTGGTCGTCGAGTTGTACTCCAAATAA
- the rpsM gene encoding 30S ribosomal protein S13 — MARIAGVNIPEHKHLVISLTAIYGIGRSKANLICQNSGLSSSVKVRDLSENDIERIREEVAKFVVEGDLRRETAMNIKRLMDLGCYRGMRHRRGLPVRGQRTRTNARTRKGPRRPIRK, encoded by the coding sequence ATGGCACGAATTGCGGGGGTAAATATCCCCGAGCACAAGCATTTGGTTATTTCTCTAACTGCGATTTACGGTATCGGAAGATCCAAGGCAAATTTAATTTGCCAGAATTCCGGTCTGAGTTCTTCGGTCAAGGTTCGAGATCTCAGCGAGAATGATATTGAGCGGATACGAGAAGAAGTCGCGAAGTTCGTCGTCGAAGGTGATCTTCGGCGTGAGACTGCAATGAATATCAAGCGCCTGATGGACCTGGGATGTTATCGGGGTATGCGTCATCGGCGGGGACTTCCGGTTCGCGGGCAGCGGACCCGTACTAATGCGCGAACTCGGAAGGGGCCGCGGCGGCCGATTCGTAAATAA
- the rpmJ gene encoding 50S ribosomal protein L36: MKVRASVKKICRNCKVLKRKGVVRIICKDARHKQRQG, translated from the coding sequence ATGAAAGTGCGTGCGTCAGTTAAGAAGATCTGCCGGAATTGTAAGGTATTGAAGAGGAAGGGCGTGGTTCGAATAATTTGTAAAGACGCTCGACACAAGCAGCGACAAGGATAA
- the panD gene encoding aspartate 1-decarboxylase: MQTTMLKAKLHRARVTHSELEYEGSCAIDGLLLERSGIREYEQIHIYNVNNGQRFTTYAIRAQEGSGVISVNGAAARLASPGDIVIICAYIGLNQNELIGYKPTLLYLGEHNQIIRTGHAVPVQAA; encoded by the coding sequence ATGCAAACGACGATGCTTAAAGCAAAATTACACAGGGCTAGGGTGACACACTCGGAACTTGAGTACGAGGGCTCTTGTGCCATTGATGGTTTGCTACTTGAGCGCTCGGGGATCAGAGAGTACGAACAGATCCACATCTATAACGTCAATAACGGCCAACGATTCACAACATACGCTATTCGCGCCCAAGAAGGTTCCGGCGTCATCTCGGTGAACGGCGCGGCTGCTCGGCTCGCCTCTCCCGGCGATATAGTGATTATCTGTGCCTATATAGGCTTGAATCAGAATGAACTCATTGGCTATAAACCCACGCTGCTTTATCTCGGCGAGCATAACCAAATTATCCGCACGGGGCATGCAGTTCCAGTACAAGCAGCCTAA
- a CDS encoding DNA-directed RNA polymerase subunit alpha: MQTYLANLIKPRLVDVSPIDLNSARIVIEPLERGFGHTLGNALRRVLLSSIPGCAVTEVTIEGVLHEYSTLDGVQEDVIDILLNLKNLAIRLSSGHEALLRINKSGPGKVTGADIELTHDAEIVNPELEIANLTHAGKLSMTLKVEKGRGYQPVGSRIGGQTESAVGVLNIDASFSPIRRVSYLVENARVEQRTDLDKLVLELETNGTVDPEEAVRQAASILNEHLSVFVALKSEETPRIAEERPQFDPLLLRSVDDLELTVRSANCLKAENIFYIGDLIQRTEVDLLKTPNLGKKSLTEIKDVLATKGLSLGMRLENWPPEGLKREQQDS, from the coding sequence ATGCAAACCTACTTGGCAAATCTTATCAAACCGCGCTTGGTGGACGTTAGTCCTATAGATCTGAACAGTGCGCGCATTGTAATCGAACCTTTGGAAAGGGGGTTCGGTCATACCCTCGGAAACGCTCTCAGGAGAGTTTTGCTTTCCTCGATACCAGGTTGCGCAGTCACTGAAGTGACCATCGAAGGGGTTCTACATGAGTATTCCACCCTCGATGGTGTTCAGGAGGACGTGATAGACATTCTTTTGAACTTAAAGAATCTAGCGATCCGCCTTTCGAGTGGGCATGAAGCCCTCCTTAGGATTAACAAATCTGGCCCTGGTAAAGTAACAGGCGCGGATATCGAACTTACGCACGACGCTGAGATCGTGAATCCAGAGCTCGAAATTGCTAATCTGACCCACGCCGGGAAGCTAAGCATGACACTTAAGGTGGAAAAGGGGCGAGGATACCAGCCGGTTGGGTCGAGAATCGGTGGGCAGACCGAGTCTGCGGTCGGAGTGTTGAATATTGATGCCTCCTTTAGCCCAATACGGCGGGTTTCGTATCTGGTAGAGAATGCGCGTGTTGAGCAGAGAACGGATCTTGATAAGCTTGTTTTGGAGCTGGAAACAAACGGCACGGTTGATCCGGAAGAGGCTGTCAGACAGGCAGCGTCAATTCTGAACGAGCATTTGTCGGTATTTGTTGCGCTCAAGAGCGAGGAAACGCCGCGAATTGCCGAAGAACGGCCTCAATTTGATCCGCTACTTCTCCGTTCTGTTGATGACCTTGAATTGACCGTCAGGTCGGCGAATTGCTTAAAGGCAGAGAATATTTTTTACATCGGTGATCTCATTCAAAGAACTGAAGTGGATTTGCTCAAGACCCCAAATTTGGGGAAAAAATCGCTTACGGAAATTAAGGATGTTTTAGCAACGAAGGGTCTGTCGCTAGGAATGAGACTGGAGAATTGGCCTCCAGAAGGACTCAAACGTGAGCAACAGGACTCTTAA
- the rplR gene encoding 50S ribosomal protein L18 yields the protein MDKKSARLKRAAKSRAIIKSLGVNRLTVHRTPRHIYAQITSADGSQVLASASTLQADIQSALSATGNVEAARMVGRIIAERALSAGVSSVAFDRSGFKYHGRVKALADAAREAGLGF from the coding sequence ATGGACAAGAAATCGGCAAGGTTGAAGAGAGCGGCAAAGTCCCGAGCAATTATTAAGTCACTGGGCGTGAATCGGCTCACTGTTCATAGAACGCCTAGACATATCTATGCGCAGATAACGAGCGCCGACGGCTCCCAGGTACTCGCATCTGCTTCAACATTGCAGGCGGATATACAGTCGGCTTTGAGCGCTACCGGAAATGTTGAGGCTGCCAGAATGGTAGGTAGAATCATCGCTGAGCGAGCGCTGTCGGCAGGCGTGTCGAGCGTTGCGTTCGATCGGTCTGGGTTCAAGTATCACGGCCGTGTCAAGGCGCTAGCGGATGCTGCGCGTGAAGCCGGACTAGGGTTTTAG